From the genome of Bifidobacterium asteroides, one region includes:
- the sufD gene encoding Fe-S cluster assembly protein SufD: MSQKSEITIPHADPKDPYAFPATMPSSADKEPRSFNPDDFPMPTRKQDDWRFTPIDRMEEFFAVFKPSGLTRVSVTMIDGSVPPADQISFSQIPMAQAPCGTVLKPSDRAAAVEWASGKQATVVNLRGTLDQPVLVRVNGGGPELDAFHLVIKAEAGTKADLVVEHQGQARLAEGVEIDIGDKSQMSTTFIQEWDKGSKHVGNHRIHLGAEASLRHSVVSLGGDVVRLRMDQDFGGEQGDLNMLGIYFVDPGQHMEHRTMVVHNHPNCKSRVVYKGALDGIGAHTTWVGNALIQPTAPGTDSYELNRNLVLTPGAIADSEPNLEIENGDIIGAGHASSVGRFDDEELFYLQSRGIPEQEARKLVVRGFFGELVEEIDVPSVSGHLMGVIDRRLAAGEDQEMQHVLEEN; the protein is encoded by the coding sequence ATGTCACAGAAGAGCGAAATAACCATTCCGCATGCGGATCCCAAGGACCCATACGCTTTCCCGGCAACCATGCCGTCCAGCGCCGACAAGGAGCCCCGCTCCTTCAATCCTGACGACTTCCCCATGCCCACCCGCAAGCAGGATGACTGGCGGTTCACCCCCATCGACCGAATGGAGGAGTTCTTCGCTGTCTTCAAGCCCAGCGGTCTGACCAGGGTCTCGGTCACCATGATCGACGGGTCCGTCCCTCCCGCAGATCAGATCAGCTTCAGCCAGATTCCCATGGCTCAGGCTCCCTGCGGCACTGTCCTCAAGCCCAGCGACCGAGCGGCAGCCGTGGAGTGGGCGAGCGGCAAGCAGGCGACTGTGGTCAACCTCAGAGGCACCCTGGATCAGCCCGTGTTGGTCCGTGTCAATGGCGGCGGCCCCGAGTTGGATGCCTTCCACTTGGTCATCAAGGCAGAGGCGGGCACCAAGGCCGATTTGGTGGTCGAGCACCAGGGCCAGGCACGTCTGGCTGAGGGCGTTGAAATCGACATCGGTGACAAATCGCAGATGTCGACCACCTTCATCCAGGAGTGGGACAAGGGCAGCAAGCATGTAGGCAACCATCGCATTCACCTGGGAGCCGAGGCCTCCCTGCGTCACTCTGTAGTCAGCCTGGGCGGCGATGTCGTGCGGCTGCGCATGGACCAGGACTTCGGCGGCGAGCAGGGCGACCTGAACATGTTGGGTATCTACTTCGTCGACCCTGGCCAGCACATGGAGCACAGGACCATGGTGGTGCACAACCATCCCAACTGCAAGTCCCGCGTGGTCTACAAGGGGGCCTTGGATGGAATCGGCGCGCACACCACTTGGGTGGGTAATGCGCTCATTCAGCCCACCGCGCCTGGAACCGACTCCTACGAGCTCAACCGGAATCTGGTGTTGACCCCTGGGGCCATCGCGGATTCCGAGCCCAACCTGGAGATCGAGAACGGCGACATCATCGGGGCAGGCCATGCCAGCTCGGTTGGGCGCTTCGACGACGAGGAGCTCTTCTACCTGCAGTCCCGCGGCATCCCCGAGCAGGAGGCCCGCAAGCTGGTGGTTCGAGGCTTCTTCGGAGAACTGGTGGAGGAGATTGACGTCCCCAGCGTCTCCGGGCACCTGATGGGGGTCATCGACCGCAGGCTGGCGGCCGGCGAGGATCAAGAGATGCAGCACGTTTTGGAGGAGAACTGA
- the sufU gene encoding Fe-S cluster assembly sulfur transfer protein SufU — MADFGMDDEDLEQMYQEVILDAARDPHGRVGDQADGGEDSDGDGVTIRVEHEACLAAESHQFNPTCGDQATIHVEVALGEQGGPDLIQRIVWQGSGCSISQASLSIMVDLVQGQTVDHAMDLAADFRKLMESRGAGIEDEKAQDALGDAMVFQGVSKYPMRIKCALLGWEGMKASVAQALSAGRVGDKAVKEEQA; from the coding sequence ATGGCAGATTTCGGGATGGATGACGAGGATCTGGAGCAGATGTACCAGGAGGTGATCCTGGACGCGGCAAGGGATCCTCACGGGCGTGTAGGGGATCAGGCTGATGGGGGAGAAGACTCTGACGGCGACGGCGTGACCATCAGGGTGGAGCACGAGGCCTGCCTGGCTGCCGAGTCCCATCAGTTCAATCCCACATGCGGGGATCAGGCAACCATTCATGTGGAGGTGGCGCTTGGCGAGCAGGGCGGCCCCGACCTCATCCAGCGAATCGTCTGGCAAGGTTCAGGCTGCTCCATCAGCCAGGCCAGCCTGTCCATCATGGTGGATCTGGTCCAGGGGCAGACCGTTGACCATGCCATGGATCTGGCTGCTGACTTCCGCAAGCTTATGGAATCGCGCGGAGCTGGCATCGAGGATGAGAAGGCGCAAGATGCCCTTGGCGATGCCATGGTCTTCCAGGGCGTGTCCAAGTATCCCATGCGAATCAAGTGCGCCCTCCTGGGCTGGGAGGGTATGAAGGCCTCGGTGGCCCAGGCCCTGTCAGCTGGGCGGGTGGGCGACAAAGCTGTGAAGGAGGAGCAGGCATGA
- a CDS encoding RNA methyltransferase — protein sequence MLKVRIDSIDDERIEAYTRLTEPQLRNRLEPAKGLFIAESPKVIARALDAGVEPISFLVEETWLEGMHSMFDQVDAAFGPNVPVYVASPAQLKTITGYRLHRGALAAMRRWPLPTVEHICRSARRVAVMENIVDHTNIGALMRSAAALQVDAVLVTPSCSDPLYRRAARVSMGTVFQVPWTRIGGDDVHAWPDQGMRQLHDLGFTTAAMALNRDAISLDDLAERLRPGPNQIDRLALIFGTEGDGLSHRTIARADLTVRIPMSHDVDSLNVAASSAVAFYATRPQQAC from the coding sequence GTGCTCAAGGTGAGAATCGACTCCATAGACGATGAAAGAATCGAGGCATACACCAGGCTGACCGAGCCGCAGCTGCGCAATCGTCTGGAGCCTGCCAAGGGCCTGTTCATCGCCGAGTCCCCCAAGGTCATCGCCCGCGCCCTGGATGCCGGGGTTGAGCCTATCTCCTTCCTGGTGGAAGAGACCTGGCTGGAGGGGATGCATTCCATGTTCGACCAGGTGGACGCTGCCTTCGGGCCCAACGTTCCCGTCTACGTAGCCAGCCCCGCACAGCTCAAGACCATCACCGGCTACCGGCTGCATCGGGGCGCGCTGGCGGCCATGAGACGCTGGCCGCTGCCCACAGTCGAGCATATCTGCCGCTCGGCAAGACGGGTGGCCGTCATGGAGAACATTGTTGATCACACCAACATCGGCGCTCTGATGCGTTCTGCGGCGGCCCTGCAGGTAGATGCGGTCCTGGTCACCCCCTCCTGCTCTGATCCCCTTTACCGCAGGGCCGCGAGAGTCTCCATGGGCACGGTCTTTCAGGTTCCCTGGACAAGGATTGGTGGCGACGACGTCCACGCCTGGCCCGACCAGGGCATGCGCCAACTGCACGATTTGGGCTTCACCACTGCAGCCATGGCCCTGAACCGGGATGCCATCAGCCTGGATGATCTGGCCGAGCGTCTAAGACCCGGGCCCAATCAAATCGATCGTCTGGCCCTGATATTCGGTACAGAAGGCGACGGGCTCAGCCACAGGACCATCGCCCGGGCGGACCTGACCGTGCGCATCCCCATGAGCCACGACGTGGACAGTCTGAACGTGGCTGCATCAAGCGCCGTAGCCTTCTACGCAACCAGACCCCAGCAGGCATGCTAG
- a CDS encoding SufS family cysteine desulfurase — translation MVIDDSIRQQFPILDQQVHGHPLVYLDSAATAQKPLAVIDAVRDFYLKDNAGVHRGAHELAARSTMAFEHARSRVAALVGAEGQEGGEEIVVTAGATAALNLLATAFGNASLGRGGKAARRFALKPGDEVVVSKAEHHSVLLPFQELCYRTGAVLKSFDLDPDGRVLADTADQVITERTKVVAVTHVSNVTGAITDIKPIVRRAHQVGALVVLDVCQSVPHLPIDLHAMDVDFAAWSAHKMYGPTGVGFLYGRRELLEALPPASFGGSMVELAYLDRPASYMDPPARFEAGTQPVAQMIGAGVAADWLMDLGMENVAEHEKAIAIGLLRVGELDGVRILGPTTPEDRIGTVAFDVQGVHPHDVGQYVDSRGIAIRVGHHCAQPVHRHFGLMASNRASTGVYNTVADTDALLDAVSGVRRFFRVA, via the coding sequence ATGGTCATTGATGACAGCATTCGGCAGCAGTTTCCGATTCTGGACCAGCAGGTGCATGGCCACCCCTTGGTTTATCTGGACTCGGCTGCCACTGCCCAGAAGCCCTTGGCGGTCATCGATGCCGTTCGGGACTTCTACCTGAAGGACAATGCCGGGGTGCACCGGGGCGCCCACGAACTGGCTGCCCGCAGTACCATGGCCTTCGAGCATGCACGCTCACGCGTGGCCGCCTTGGTCGGCGCAGAAGGCCAGGAGGGCGGCGAGGAGATTGTCGTCACCGCCGGGGCCACGGCTGCTCTGAACCTGCTGGCCACCGCCTTCGGCAATGCCAGCCTGGGTCGTGGAGGCAAGGCGGCACGTAGATTCGCCCTGAAGCCCGGGGATGAGGTCGTGGTCAGCAAGGCCGAGCATCACTCGGTTCTCCTGCCCTTCCAGGAGCTCTGCTACCGGACTGGGGCAGTCCTCAAGAGTTTCGATCTGGACCCGGATGGCCGTGTTCTGGCCGATACCGCCGACCAGGTCATTACCGAGCGGACCAAGGTGGTCGCCGTCACCCACGTCAGCAATGTGACCGGCGCCATTACTGACATCAAGCCCATTGTCCGCCGTGCCCATCAGGTGGGCGCCCTGGTGGTGCTGGACGTATGCCAGTCGGTGCCTCACCTGCCTATCGATCTGCACGCCATGGACGTGGACTTCGCTGCCTGGAGTGCGCATAAGATGTATGGCCCCACCGGCGTGGGCTTCCTCTATGGCCGCCGAGAGCTGCTTGAGGCCCTGCCACCGGCGTCATTCGGCGGATCCATGGTGGAGCTGGCCTATCTGGACCGTCCAGCCAGCTATATGGATCCGCCAGCCCGGTTTGAGGCTGGTACCCAGCCGGTTGCACAGATGATTGGCGCTGGCGTAGCTGCCGATTGGCTGATGGATCTGGGCATGGAGAACGTGGCTGAACACGAGAAGGCCATCGCCATTGGTCTGTTGAGGGTGGGGGAGTTGGATGGGGTACGTATCCTAGGGCCGACCACTCCAGAGGACCGGATCGGCACGGTTGCCTTCGACGTGCAGGGGGTCCATCCCCACGACGTGGGCCAGTATGTGGATTCGCGCGGCATTGCCATCCGCGTAGGACACCATTGCGCTCAGCCGGTCCATCGACACTTCGGTCTGATGGCCTCCAACCGGGCCTCGACCGGTGTTTACAATACTGTGGCCGACACGGATGCCCTGCTGGATGCCGTCTCCGGAGTCCGCAGGTTCTTCCGGGTGGCGTGA
- the sufC gene encoding Fe-S cluster assembly ATPase SufC, whose protein sequence is MSTLEIKDLHVSVETKEGRKQILKGATLTVHSGETHAIMGPNGSGKSTLAYTLAGHPKYEVDSGQALLDGQDLLKMTPDERAKAGLFLAMQYPVEVPGVSMTNFLRTAKTEVDGKAPAIRQWTKDLNDAMKRLRMDPKFARRSVNEGFSGGEKKRAEVLQLELLKPKFAILDETDSGLDVDALRIVSEGVNRAKGKTGMGVLMVTHYTRILKYIQPDIVHVFADGRFVKTGGPELADTLEETGYDQYLPEGADSESALA, encoded by the coding sequence ATGTCCACATTGGAAATCAAGGATCTGCACGTCTCAGTGGAGACCAAGGAGGGTCGCAAGCAGATCCTCAAGGGGGCCACGCTGACCGTCCACTCCGGTGAAACCCACGCCATCATGGGGCCCAACGGGTCGGGCAAGTCCACTCTGGCCTATACATTGGCCGGCCATCCCAAGTATGAGGTGGATTCGGGCCAGGCCCTGCTGGATGGGCAGGATCTGCTCAAGATGACCCCGGACGAGCGGGCCAAGGCAGGGCTCTTCCTGGCCATGCAGTACCCGGTAGAGGTGCCTGGCGTGTCCATGACCAACTTCCTGCGTACTGCCAAGACCGAGGTCGACGGCAAGGCCCCGGCCATCCGCCAGTGGACCAAGGATCTGAATGATGCCATGAAGCGGCTGCGCATGGATCCCAAGTTCGCCCGGCGCTCGGTAAACGAAGGCTTCTCAGGCGGCGAGAAGAAGCGGGCCGAGGTCCTACAGCTGGAGCTCCTCAAACCTAAGTTCGCCATCCTGGACGAAACCGACTCCGGGCTTGACGTGGACGCTCTGCGCATCGTCTCCGAAGGGGTCAACAGAGCCAAAGGGAAAACCGGCATGGGCGTGCTCATGGTCACCCATTACACCAGGATTCTCAAGTATATCCAGCCTGACATCGTCCACGTTTTCGCCGACGGTCGCTTTGTGAAGACCGGCGGTCCCGAGCTGGCCGACACCCTGGAGGAGACCGGGTACGACCAGTACCTGCCAGAGGGTGCCGACTCCGAATCGGCCCTGGCCTGA
- a CDS encoding metal-sulfur cluster assembly factor: MSGNTNLVPEPQDSILASVGRAISDPGTAQALAGNPLGAETVLKSAEGGSMRQVDGQANKESDLAKAGDQRADQTAPEVSPEGESADQGSNDQASASEQVTNSEKTVDQNAADAEAAAEEAIPLKAVDDIGRATAEDVREALHQVIDPELGIDVVDLGLVYGIEIDELGRAIITMTLTTPACPLTDLIEDQCASVLAGLVEEFRIDWTWSPRWTLDMITPEGREQLAAIGFNFENMPTYQ, translated from the coding sequence ATGAGCGGCAACACGAATCTGGTGCCCGAACCCCAGGACTCCATCCTGGCCTCGGTGGGCAGGGCCATCAGCGATCCAGGCACGGCACAGGCCTTGGCTGGCAATCCCCTGGGCGCAGAAACGGTTCTGAAGTCGGCCGAGGGAGGTTCCATGCGTCAGGTCGATGGTCAGGCGAACAAGGAGTCTGATTTGGCCAAGGCCGGCGATCAGCGCGCCGACCAGACTGCCCCTGAAGTCTCCCCCGAGGGTGAGTCAGCGGACCAAGGCTCGAATGACCAAGCTTCGGCTAGCGAGCAGGTCACCAATAGCGAGAAAACAGTTGACCAGAATGCCGCTGATGCTGAGGCCGCCGCTGAGGAGGCCATCCCTCTCAAGGCCGTCGACGACATCGGCCGGGCCACCGCCGAGGATGTCAGGGAGGCCCTGCACCAGGTCATCGATCCCGAGCTGGGCATTGATGTGGTCGACCTAGGACTGGTCTATGGCATAGAAATCGACGAACTGGGAAGGGCCATCATCACCATGACCCTGACCACGCCAGCCTGCCCGCTGACAGATCTGATTGAGGACCAGTGCGCCAGTGTCCTGGCGGGCCTGGTCGAGGAGTTCCGTATTGACTGGACCTGGTCGCCGCGTTGGACCCTGGACATGATCACTCCTGAGGGTCGTGAGCAGCTGGCCGCCATCGGCTTCAACTTCGAGAACATGCCCACCTATCAGTGA
- a CDS encoding MerR family transcriptional regulator: MEAEVDDTESLIEEGYTIRQTARLYDITTETLYYYEQIGLVVPRRNPVNGYRLYGPDDFARLNVIQALRKLDFSLDRIGHYLKNRTFDATLSLIDEEVERVDSQMRYLASIKRGLLSSLQKYTHAMTSISPARTVIVHRPLRHCALVADHMIGYDRIPFAFAHYTALHHETLQILNTLTCYQVDASRPVKGWFPPKAILLYCPDPGFSGDYDLPAGTYASCTFVGSFARCRQIHGKMLEDLKTMGYRVDGDPLEFCLIGEYESNDFDEYVSRMEIPVVSNDLESSVRNGS; this comes from the coding sequence ATGGAAGCCGAGGTAGATGACACAGAGAGCCTGATCGAGGAGGGCTACACCATCCGTCAGACGGCACGCTTGTACGACATCACCACTGAGACCCTGTATTACTACGAGCAGATCGGGCTGGTGGTGCCCCGACGCAATCCGGTCAACGGTTATCGACTTTATGGGCCGGACGACTTTGCTCGGCTCAACGTTATACAGGCCCTTCGGAAGCTGGATTTCAGCCTGGACCGCATAGGACATTACTTGAAAAATCGCACCTTCGATGCCACCCTCTCGCTGATTGACGAGGAGGTGGAACGTGTTGACAGCCAGATGCGGTATTTGGCCTCCATCAAGCGTGGCCTCTTGAGCAGCCTGCAGAAGTATACGCATGCCATGACTTCCATATCCCCGGCACGGACCGTAATCGTCCACCGTCCCTTGCGTCACTGCGCCCTGGTGGCGGACCACATGATCGGCTACGACAGGATACCCTTCGCATTCGCCCACTACACGGCACTGCACCACGAGACGCTGCAGATCCTCAATACGCTGACCTGTTATCAAGTGGATGCTTCACGTCCGGTCAAGGGCTGGTTCCCGCCCAAGGCCATCCTGCTCTACTGCCCCGATCCAGGGTTTAGCGGTGATTATGATCTGCCAGCTGGCACCTATGCCTCCTGCACCTTCGTGGGCAGTTTTGCTCGCTGCAGACAAATCCATGGCAAGATGCTCGAAGATCTAAAGACCATGGGCTACCGTGTGGACGGAGATCCCTTGGAGTTCTGCCTCATCGGCGAATACGAGTCCAATGACTTCGATGAATATGTGAGCAGGATGGAGATCCCTGTAGTCTCCAACGACCTGGAATCGAGTGTCCGGAACGGGAGTTGA
- a CDS encoding nitrate/nitrite transporter encodes MNTRKSSNYRWVIAAVVCLIGILSNYMQYQISALAVYLMPMLHIDQAGFSTLLLMPMLTAVFLSIPMGTIGDRVGPKKVVLTGLAIAVVGAYIRTFGLNFPLQMLSMFLLGAGIAALNANLVKIFSVWFGDQTQIAMGFFYGSAGIGVILAQMVAPRFSVRNSYLSAAIILTVASLLWVFLIRDAPEGVHLPPATDSPLKYFNVAARSRNVWLIALCYGCSMAASTAFAGFIPQTLINNNGFNKTSAGLVASAAALGSIAGSIVGPMISSRLGKWKGYLFATILVGTALMVYFWAVVLMLKKAPVVGLLCCIMFISGAFGAINGPIVQAMPFALPEIRGKYAGSAGGLVSTVGLLCAFLLPIIISSISKGNYVLNLGLESMIFLLSDVFVLLLPELGPQGDIAKRIAAADSQAAQERQ; translated from the coding sequence ATGAACACTCGAAAATCATCCAATTACCGCTGGGTCATCGCGGCCGTGGTCTGCCTGATCGGCATCCTGTCCAACTACATGCAGTACCAGATATCCGCTCTGGCGGTCTACCTGATGCCCATGCTGCACATCGACCAAGCCGGATTCTCGACGCTGCTGCTCATGCCCATGCTGACTGCAGTATTTCTCAGCATCCCCATGGGCACCATCGGTGACCGTGTTGGCCCCAAGAAGGTAGTCCTGACCGGTCTGGCCATAGCCGTGGTCGGCGCCTACATCAGGACCTTTGGCCTCAACTTCCCGCTGCAGATGCTCTCAATGTTCCTGCTGGGGGCCGGCATTGCGGCTTTGAACGCCAATCTGGTCAAGATCTTCAGCGTCTGGTTCGGCGATCAGACGCAGATTGCCATGGGATTCTTCTATGGATCGGCCGGCATCGGGGTCATTCTGGCCCAAATGGTTGCTCCCCGGTTCTCGGTGCGCAACTCCTATCTGAGCGCAGCTATCATCCTGACGGTGGCAAGCCTGCTCTGGGTCTTTCTGATTCGTGACGCTCCTGAAGGAGTGCATCTGCCACCAGCCACCGATTCTCCGCTCAAATACTTTAACGTCGCAGCACGGAGTCGCAATGTCTGGCTGATCGCCCTCTGCTACGGCTGCTCCATGGCTGCATCTACCGCCTTCGCTGGATTCATTCCCCAAACGCTGATCAACAACAACGGCTTCAACAAGACATCAGCCGGTCTTGTCGCCTCAGCAGCGGCCCTGGGCTCCATCGCAGGATCCATCGTCGGGCCCATGATCAGCTCTCGTCTTGGCAAGTGGAAGGGTTACCTCTTCGCCACCATTCTGGTGGGTACGGCACTCATGGTCTACTTCTGGGCAGTGGTGCTGATGCTGAAGAAGGCCCCTGTTGTGGGTTTGCTCTGCTGCATCATGTTCATTTCAGGCGCCTTTGGTGCCATAAACGGCCCCATCGTCCAGGCCATGCCCTTCGCCCTGCCTGAGATTCGCGGCAAGTATGCCGGAAGCGCCGGTGGTCTGGTCAGCACTGTTGGTCTTCTCTGCGCCTTCCTGTTGCCTATCATCATCTCCTCGATCAGCAAGGGCAACTACGTGCTCAACCTGGGGCTGGAAAGCATGATCTTCCTGCTCTCCGATGTCTTCGTCCTGCTGCTGCCGGAGCTTGGCCCTCAGGGCGACATCGCAAAGCGCATTGCTGCCGCCGATAGTCAGGCTGCACAAGAGAGGCAGTGA
- a CDS encoding carboxylesterase/lipase family protein: MPTVTTEFGTYHGITTSQGTVAYLGIPYAKPPVGARRWKATEHLDPEHRDYDCTHFGDSALQKYDPVMYASRRQQSEDCLTLNVWVGHEGAQRLPVMVFIHGGAYVEGGSSDPMYDGSNFTKRNDVVYVTINYRVNLFGYMNLAGLPGGDEYRQSGYLGLMDQVAALQWIQENIAAFGGDPDRVTLFGESCGSGSTMLLTVAPAAKGLFQRAIGESGPIQLYNTPESTAPYAREFMEMMGCKTAQELAALPVGDIMMKFTGEFFTKHIHEISLIFAPTTDGDYLPAKPLQAFKDGAAKDVEIMLGCNADEFAYWKLYFKDFGNEMPDFWHHQAIFHFDGKLDSEHYEKLWEQAHPGEDPAERYLEYANQIGFRVGTNLMCEYQSKYSTVYQYLFTYASKIPGMGSCHAIELPFVLHNTQRPDLPETLTGEVPPMHLSDEMNDAWCSFAATGHPVSGVGDAWKPYSIDHPDTMVIDENGWNLRRDVNKENIDLLRPAFEECLLDGDRH; encoded by the coding sequence ATGCCAACTGTCACCACAGAATTTGGCACCTACCATGGCATCACCACCTCTCAGGGGACTGTCGCCTACCTGGGCATCCCCTACGCCAAACCTCCCGTGGGCGCACGCCGCTGGAAGGCCACGGAGCATCTGGATCCCGAGCACCGCGACTACGACTGCACTCACTTCGGGGATTCCGCCCTGCAAAAATACGACCCAGTCATGTATGCCTCACGCCGCCAGCAGAGCGAGGACTGCCTGACCCTGAACGTCTGGGTCGGCCATGAGGGCGCCCAAAGGCTGCCCGTCATGGTCTTCATCCACGGCGGCGCATACGTGGAGGGCGGTTCGTCCGACCCCATGTACGACGGAAGCAACTTCACCAAGCGCAACGATGTCGTCTATGTCACCATCAACTACCGGGTCAACCTCTTCGGGTACATGAACCTGGCCGGATTGCCTGGGGGCGACGAATACCGGCAGTCAGGCTATCTGGGACTCATGGACCAGGTCGCCGCCCTGCAGTGGATTCAGGAGAACATCGCCGCTTTCGGCGGAGATCCTGACCGGGTCACCCTCTTTGGCGAATCATGCGGTTCAGGCTCCACTATGCTGCTGACCGTCGCTCCAGCTGCCAAGGGGCTCTTCCAAAGAGCCATCGGCGAATCCGGCCCCATCCAGCTCTACAACACCCCGGAATCCACGGCTCCCTACGCACGCGAGTTCATGGAGATGATGGGTTGCAAGACTGCCCAGGAGCTGGCGGCCCTGCCTGTCGGCGACATCATGATGAAGTTCACCGGAGAGTTCTTTACCAAGCACATCCATGAGATCTCGCTGATCTTCGCTCCCACCACCGATGGCGACTACCTTCCGGCCAAGCCCCTACAGGCATTCAAGGACGGTGCCGCAAAGGACGTAGAGATCATGCTGGGCTGCAACGCCGACGAGTTTGCCTACTGGAAGCTCTACTTCAAGGACTTTGGCAACGAAATGCCTGACTTCTGGCACCACCAGGCTATCTTCCACTTTGATGGCAAGTTGGACTCCGAACACTACGAGAAGCTCTGGGAGCAGGCCCACCCAGGAGAAGATCCCGCCGAGCGCTACTTGGAGTACGCCAACCAGATCGGCTTCAGGGTTGGCACCAACCTCATGTGCGAGTACCAGTCCAAGTACAGCACCGTCTACCAGTACCTGTTCACCTACGCCTCCAAGATCCCCGGAATGGGATCATGCCATGCCATTGAACTGCCCTTCGTGCTGCATAACACCCAACGGCCTGACCTGCCCGAGACCTTGACCGGCGAGGTGCCGCCCATGCATCTGTCGGACGAGATGAACGACGCCTGGTGCTCCTTCGCCGCCACCGGCCATCCTGTCAGCGGCGTAGGCGATGCCTGGAAGCCCTACAGCATCGACCATCCAGACACCATGGTCATCGACGAAAACGGCTGGAACCTGCGCCGGGACGTCAACAAGGAGAACATCGATCTGCTCCGTCCGGCATTCGAGGAGTGCCTGTTGGATGGAGACCGTCACTAA
- a CDS encoding uracil-xanthine permease family protein: protein MALTMGWKLHGDGKTLAPGEVVEPDERLTWPRTAGIGAQHVIAMFGSTFLVPILTGFDPSTTLFFTAMSTALFLLINRNRLPSYLGSSFGFIAPVLAVATAHKGLAVASFGIMVTGALLFLIGLIVHFAGSRWIDMIMPPVVNGAIVAIIGFNLAPSAWKNFKSAPLTALVTLVAVMLIAVLFKGLIGRLNILLGVIVGYIFAVAQGQVDFAAVEKAAWFGLPHFHTPQADPSVLAMFIPVVLVLVAENIGHVKSVALMTGRDYDDQIGTALMADGLGTTLAGLGGGSGTTTYAENIGVMAATKVYSTAAYWCAAIFAFLLSLCPKFGAVINTIPTGVLGGVTTMLYGMIGMLGIRIWVENKVDFGKSVNMTVGAVVMIVGIADFTFAVAGVSFNGIAIGSVATLAIYHGLKAIGRWRGTIDPDDYIHEDSQAVSQQS, encoded by the coding sequence ATGGCATTGACCATGGGCTGGAAACTTCATGGCGACGGGAAAACATTGGCTCCGGGCGAGGTAGTAGAACCGGATGAGCGGCTCACATGGCCACGTACGGCCGGGATCGGTGCCCAGCACGTCATCGCCATGTTCGGTTCCACTTTCCTAGTCCCTATTCTGACCGGATTCGACCCCTCCACTACCCTCTTCTTCACGGCCATGTCTACGGCCCTCTTCCTGCTTATCAACCGTAACCGTCTGCCCTCCTACCTGGGCAGCTCTTTCGGTTTCATCGCCCCGGTCCTGGCAGTGGCCACCGCTCACAAGGGTCTTGCTGTGGCCTCCTTCGGGATCATGGTCACCGGCGCCTTGCTCTTCCTGATTGGCCTGATTGTCCACTTCGCAGGCTCGCGATGGATCGATATGATCATGCCCCCGGTGGTCAACGGCGCCATCGTGGCCATCATCGGCTTCAATCTGGCCCCCTCGGCCTGGAAGAATTTCAAATCGGCCCCGCTGACCGCCCTGGTCACCCTGGTGGCCGTCATGCTGATAGCCGTGCTCTTCAAGGGCTTGATCGGCCGTCTCAATATTCTTCTGGGCGTCATCGTCGGCTACATCTTTGCGGTCGCCCAGGGCCAGGTCGACTTCGCAGCTGTGGAAAAGGCCGCCTGGTTCGGTCTGCCTCACTTCCACACTCCTCAGGCCGACCCTTCAGTCTTGGCCATGTTCATCCCTGTGGTGCTGGTCCTGGTGGCCGAGAACATCGGTCATGTCAAGTCTGTGGCCCTGATGACCGGGCGCGATTATGACGATCAGATCGGAACCGCCCTTATGGCCGACGGTCTGGGCACTACGCTGGCCGGGCTGGGAGGAGGCTCGGGCACCACCACCTACGCAGAGAACATCGGCGTCATGGCTGCCACCAAGGTCTATTCCACAGCCGCCTACTGGTGCGCCGCCATCTTCGCCTTCCTGCTCTCCCTCTGCCCCAAGTTCGGTGCCGTCATCAACACCATTCCCACCGGCGTTCTGGGCGGGGTCACCACCATGCTCTACGGCATGATCGGCATGCTGGGCATCCGCATCTGGGTTGAGAACAAGGTGGACTTCGGCAAATCCGTCAACATGACCGTGGGCGCCGTCGTCATGATCGTGGGCATCGCAGACTTCACCTTCGCAGTGGCTGGAGTCAGCTTCAACGGCATCGCTATTGGCTCTGTGGCTACTCTGGCCATATATCACGGTCTCAAGGCCATCGGCCGCTGGCGGGGAACTATCGACCCGGACGACTACATCCATGAGGATTCGCAAGCCGTCTCCCAGCAGAGCTGA